A section of the Clostridium omnivorum genome encodes:
- a CDS encoding RNA polymerase sigma factor, giving the protein MKEFGELYGLYYKSIYKYLFYLTGDHHLSEDLLQETFFNAFKAIDKFEGRSKVSTWLYTIAKNAYLKEQNKSKKTDVVLSEEIILEQIDLEMPEAILESRDSVKAIISAIRRLEENYRQVILLRSIGELSFRDIGELLNRNENWARITFYRAKLKLKQEMESNQYLFSKDSMKNTGGKR; this is encoded by the coding sequence ATGAAAGAGTTTGGTGAACTTTACGGTTTATATTATAAAAGCATCTATAAGTATCTTTTTTATCTAACTGGGGACCATCATCTATCTGAGGATCTCCTACAGGAAACTTTTTTTAATGCTTTTAAAGCTATTGATAAATTTGAAGGCAGATCAAAGGTATCTACATGGCTTTATACTATTGCAAAGAATGCTTACTTAAAGGAGCAGAATAAAAGCAAAAAAACAGATGTGGTACTATCAGAGGAAATAATACTGGAGCAGATTGACTTGGAAATGCCTGAGGCTATCCTTGAAAGCAGGGATAGCGTAAAAGCTATTATTTCAGCAATAAGAAGGCTTGAAGAAAATTACAGGCAGGTTATTTTATTAAGAAGTATTGGAGAATTAAGCTTTAGAGATATAGGAGAGCTGCTAAATAGAAATGAAAATTGGGCAAGAATTACTTTTTACAGAGCAAAACTGAAGTTAAAGCAGGAAATGGAATCAAATCAATATTTGTTTTCAAAGGATAGCATGAAAAATACAGGAGGTAAAAGGTAA
- a CDS encoding phenylpyruvate tautomerase MIF-related protein has product MPYINSKVTVKLSEENKENLKAKMGQIISDLPGKSEEWLMVSFNDGETIYFRGNKMDKAAFVDVRMFGKADRQHKNKVAQMLCSLLESEVDIPQENIYVTFSEVEDWGWNGELF; this is encoded by the coding sequence ATGCCATATATAAATTCAAAAGTAACTGTAAAATTGTCAGAAGAAAATAAGGAAAATTTAAAAGCAAAAATGGGTCAGATTATTTCAGATCTTCCAGGAAAATCTGAGGAATGGCTTATGGTAAGCTTTAATGATGGAGAAACTATCTATTTTAGAGGAAACAAAATGGATAAGGCTGCTTTTGTTGATGTAAGGATGTTTGGAAAGGCAGATAGACAGCATAAAAATAAAGTTGCTCAGATGCTATGCAGTCTTTTGGAAAGCGAAGTAGATATTCCTCAGGAAAACATATATGTAACCTTTAGTGAAGTTGAAGACTGGGGCTGGAATGGAGAGTTGTTTTAA
- a CDS encoding YtxH domain-containing protein has protein sequence MKIVEMMEKKKREKAKRERIKLAKKVSAGTAAGVVVGAISGILLAPKSGKETQEDIAKTAKDLGENIKNKTVEFKGNVENKVTETKGNVVEAKEKISQYLAEKKAARKGCCCDEAIAEDEVKEIEVPAEVEE, from the coding sequence ATGAAAATAGTTGAAATGATGGAAAAGAAAAAAAGAGAAAAAGCTAAAAGAGAAAGAATAAAACTTGCTAAAAAGGTTTCTGCAGGAACTGCCGCTGGCGTTGTTGTTGGCGCTATTAGTGGAATATTATTAGCACCTAAATCAGGTAAAGAAACTCAAGAAGACATTGCAAAGACTGCAAAGGACCTAGGCGAAAATATAAAGAATAAAACAGTTGAATTTAAGGGCAATGTTGAAAATAAAGTAACTGAGACAAAGGGCAATGTTGTTGAAGCTAAAGAAAAGATATCACAATACTTAGCTGAAAAGAAAGCTGCTAGAAAAGGCTGCTGCTGTGATGAGGCTATTGCAGAGGATGAAGTTAAAGAAATCGAAGTTCCAGCTGAAGTTGAAGAATAA
- a CDS encoding ribose-phosphate pyrophosphokinase, with protein MPYGQLGIIALESCKELGEKIDHYLLEKRGENSEGPDTYLISIDEIRFSNGEGKVKLEETVRGKDIYILCDVGNYSCTYEMYGFTNHKGPDEHFQDIKRVVSALGGKARRVTVLMPMLYEGRQHKRKGRESLDCALALQELERLGVKDIYTFDVHDPNVQNAIPLVTFENLYPTYEIVKSFIRQEDIEIDKSKMLTISPDTGAMDRAIYYSNVLGLDIGLFYKRRDYTSVVKGKNPIVQHEYIGKDVEGMDVLIVDDMIASGESVFDIARELKKRNAKRIFVATTFALFTEGVNKFSEFYKEGLIDRVYSTNLTYISPEAREAEWFREVDMSEFISTVLDYINKGRSISPLVDATYNIKQLLSGAEILR; from the coding sequence ATGCCTTATGGACAACTTGGAATAATTGCTCTTGAAAGCTGTAAGGAACTAGGCGAAAAAATTGATCATTATTTGCTCGAAAAACGAGGAGAGAATTCAGAGGGTCCAGATACTTATCTAATTTCTATTGATGAGATAAGATTCTCAAACGGTGAAGGCAAAGTTAAATTAGAGGAGACAGTTAGAGGTAAAGATATATATATATTATGCGATGTAGGAAACTACAGCTGTACTTATGAGATGTATGGATTCACTAATCATAAGGGACCTGATGAACACTTTCAGGACATTAAGAGAGTTGTATCTGCATTAGGTGGCAAAGCTAGAAGAGTGACAGTTCTTATGCCTATGCTATATGAAGGAAGACAGCACAAGAGAAAGGGGAGAGAATCCCTAGACTGTGCATTAGCATTGCAGGAGCTTGAAAGACTTGGTGTTAAAGATATATATACCTTTGATGTTCACGATCCAAATGTTCAAAATGCTATACCTTTAGTTACTTTTGAAAATTTATATCCGACTTATGAAATTGTTAAAAGCTTTATTAGGCAGGAAGATATAGAAATAGATAAATCAAAGATGTTAACTATAAGCCCTGATACAGGAGCTATGGATAGAGCTATATACTATTCCAATGTTCTTGGACTTGATATAGGACTTTTCTATAAGAGACGTGATTATACTTCTGTTGTAAAAGGAAAAAATCCTATAGTCCAGCATGAATATATAGGTAAAGATGTTGAGGGTATGGATGTTTTAATAGTAGATGATATGATTGCTTCAGGAGAATCCGTTTTCGATATAGCTAGAGAACTAAAAAAGAGAAATGCAAAAAGAATATTTGTAGCTACAACATTTGCACTCTTTACAGAAGGAGTAAATAAGTTCAGTGAATTCTATAAAGAAGGATTAATTGATAGGGTTTACTCAACAAACTTGACCTACATATCTCCAGAGGCTAGAGAGGCTGAATGGTTTAGGGAAGTTGATATGTCAGAATTTATATCAACAGTACTTGACTATATTAATAAAGGAAGGTCTATTAGCCCATTAGTAGATGCAACCTATAATATTAAGCAGCTTTTAAGTGGTGCAGAAATTTTAAGATAA
- a CDS encoding shikimate kinase codes for MKSNLKINKNIVFIGMPGCGKTSIGREVAKRLSLSFYDIDDYIEKKTDKLIKEIFLDGEAYFRKLESEVIKEISENCPSVISTGGGSVKVSENMKVLQKHSIIIFINRPIEKIIEDINISTRPLLADDINHLYKLYEERYNLYKGYCDIEVLNDTDFKRVIDKIMELIEG; via the coding sequence ATGAAAAGCAATCTTAAGATTAATAAAAACATCGTATTTATAGGTATGCCTGGCTGCGGAAAGACCAGCATAGGAAGAGAAGTTGCCAAAAGGTTGTCACTTTCCTTTTATGACATAGATGATTATATCGAAAAAAAAACAGATAAGCTTATTAAAGAAATTTTTCTAGATGGAGAAGCCTACTTTAGAAAACTTGAAAGTGAAGTAATAAAAGAAATTAGCGAAAACTGTCCTTCTGTTATATCAACTGGGGGAGGTTCAGTAAAGGTATCAGAGAATATGAAAGTCCTTCAAAAACACTCTATTATTATTTTTATTAACCGCCCAATAGAAAAAATTATTGAAGATATCAATATTTCTACAAGACCTCTTTTGGCAGATGATATTAACCACCTTTATAAACTATATGAAGAAAGATACAACTTATATAAAGGCTATTGTGATATAGAAGTTTTAAATGATACGGACTTCAAAAGAGTTATAGATAAAATCATGGAATTAATTGAAGGTTAA
- a CDS encoding GNAT family N-acetyltransferase: protein MRVEALKSNRLEEFIDYCRKHRAEVDDSFLYDEDLREFEPNAENPTYIVVDDNELIIAAASLIINEYHRRGKKGRFRIFHSEVSEAQVYNKLLEAILRHTEGLGKIFVFMHTDDSSAIEIIEELKFTIERYSFFLVREDLEVQSFKLPEGYEIKPFKAGEHEKDWCEVRNQAFAKLKGSETPITLEMVSKMISDSDSIEGAAMLLYHKEVPVGVIRGALDEYEGTQTMNIGPVAIIPEYQGKGLGRCLLRAILRFAKDNNFRMTSLCVNGDNERAKSLYLQEGFKQVEAVVCYDYHIKRSKSES from the coding sequence ATGAGAGTGGAGGCTTTAAAAAGCAATAGACTAGAAGAATTTATAGATTACTGCAGGAAGCATAGAGCAGAGGTTGATGATTCCTTTTTATATGATGAGGACTTAAGGGAGTTTGAACCAAATGCTGAAAATCCAACTTATATAGTTGTTGATGATAATGAGCTAATAATAGCTGCAGCTTCTCTAATAATTAATGAATATCACAGAAGAGGCAAGAAAGGCAGGTTTAGAATATTCCATTCTGAAGTTTCTGAGGCTCAGGTATATAATAAGCTGCTGGAAGCTATTTTAAGACATACAGAAGGACTAGGTAAAATTTTTGTGTTTATGCACACTGATGATAGTTCAGCAATAGAGATTATTGAAGAGCTTAAGTTTACTATAGAGAGATATTCTTTTTTTCTTGTGAGAGAGGATTTAGAGGTACAATCTTTCAAGCTTCCAGAAGGTTATGAAATTAAGCCTTTTAAAGCTGGTGAACATGAAAAAGACTGGTGTGAAGTTAGAAATCAAGCCTTTGCAAAACTTAAGGGTAGTGAGACACCTATTACACTAGAAATGGTATCAAAGATGATTTCAGATAGTGACAGTATAGAAGGAGCAGCTATGCTGCTTTATCATAAGGAAGTACCTGTGGGAGTAATAAGAGGAGCTTTAGATGAATATGAAGGGACTCAAACTATGAATATAGGACCTGTTGCTATAATTCCTGAATATCAGGGAAAAGGATTAGGCAGATGTCTTTTGAGAGCTATACTACGCTTTGCAAAGGATAATAATTTTAGAATGACAAGTCTTTGTGTAAATGGTGATAATGAAAGAGCAAAGTCACTATATTTACAGGAGGGCTTTAAGCAGGTAGAAGCAGTTGTATGCTATGATTATCATATAAAAAGAAGTAAATCCGAATCATAA
- a CDS encoding DMT family transporter: MYVFLSFLTGITIVINMMLNGKLAQREGMINGVYINYIMATISSVILCGVMLKAIPDYTVIRQVPMLYFLGGIIGVITTYLFNIIVPKVSAVYVVILRFIGQMLTSAIIDYIFLGIFSKGKLIGGILFLIGLIINAIVDNKYKEESTKLCKEAQ; the protein is encoded by the coding sequence ATGTATGTATTCTTATCTTTTCTAACAGGAATAACAATTGTTATAAATATGATGCTGAACGGAAAGCTTGCACAAAGGGAAGGCATGATTAATGGGGTCTATATAAACTATATAATGGCTACTATATCGTCTGTTATTTTATGTGGTGTTATGCTTAAGGCTATACCAGATTACACTGTTATAAGGCAAGTTCCTATGCTATATTTTTTAGGAGGAATTATAGGAGTTATAACTACCTACCTTTTTAATATTATTGTGCCTAAAGTATCAGCAGTATATGTAGTTATCCTTCGATTTATAGGGCAGATGCTGACCAGTGCCATTATTGATTATATATTCTTAGGTATTTTTTCTAAGGGAAAGTTAATTGGAGGCATATTATTTCTCATAGGTCTTATAATTAATGCTATTGTTGATAATAAGTATAAGGAAGAAAGTACTAAGTTATGTAAGGAAGCTCAGTAA
- a CDS encoding Crp/Fnr family transcriptional regulator: MKRIFNNELLNYYIAENDIESIFDNDMLKHTQLHFYEKNEFILKAGFELEYYYLFVDGKIKVSYLLENGKSILLKFYKDFNPLGDVELINNTPIRCNIETIEDSYLVAVPADILRKNYMDNPKFLHYIINSLSDKFYAVCNNSSYNLVYPLINRLSSYLVEHITDKDYIVLNSSYIEIAQFLGTTYRHLNRILKELEAEAVIRCENKKIYIIDKEKLRELSKNLYIKSVEY, from the coding sequence ATGAAAAGAATTTTTAATAATGAGCTTTTAAACTATTATATTGCTGAGAATGATATTGAAAGCATTTTTGACAATGATATGTTGAAGCATACACAGCTTCACTTTTATGAAAAAAATGAATTTATCTTAAAAGCAGGATTTGAGCTGGAATATTATTATCTATTTGTAGATGGGAAAATAAAGGTATCTTACCTTTTAGAAAACGGTAAGTCCATACTGCTAAAGTTTTATAAGGACTTTAATCCTCTAGGAGATGTGGAACTAATAAATAATACTCCTATTCGCTGTAACATTGAAACCATAGAGGATTCTTATCTAGTTGCAGTACCTGCTGATATACTAAGAAAAAACTACATGGACAATCCAAAGTTTTTGCACTATATTATAAACAGCTTAAGCGATAAATTTTATGCAGTCTGCAATAATAGCTCCTACAATTTGGTGTATCCACTTATAAATAGATTATCCAGCTATTTAGTGGAGCATATTACAGATAAAGATTATATTGTTTTAAATTCCTCCTATATAGAAATTGCCCAGTTTTTAGGAACAACATATAGACATTTGAATAGAATCTTAAAGGAACTTGAAGCAGAAGCAGTTATTAGGTGTGAAAATAAAAAAATATATATAATTGATAAGGAAAAGCTTAGAGAATTATCTAAAAATCTGTATATAAAATCTGTTGAATACTAG
- a CDS encoding DMT family transporter has translation MYKNLALINGIILAVMVFFNGMLASKTGPYMSTLIYHVLGLMLIIIVSIIKKNKLTNLRKVPFLLLLPGVLSVITILLNNISIPRIGVTLAVGVGLFGQLVMSSLVEHFGLFGMPVNKLKKGKIVGLSIISLGIIFMITM, from the coding sequence ATGTATAAAAACTTAGCTTTAATAAATGGAATTATACTTGCTGTTATGGTTTTCTTCAATGGAATGCTGGCAAGTAAAACAGGACCTTATATGAGTACCTTAATTTATCATGTACTAGGGCTTATGCTGATTATTATTGTATCTATTATAAAGAAAAACAAATTAACAAATTTGAGAAAAGTACCATTTTTACTTCTATTACCAGGTGTGCTCAGTGTTATAACAATACTTTTAAATAATATTTCAATACCTCGTATAGGAGTAACACTTGCTGTAGGGGTAGGGCTGTTTGGGCAGCTAGTGATGTCAAGCCTAGTAGAACATTTTGGTTTGTTTGGAATGCCAGTTAACAAGTTAAAAAAAGGGAAAATAGTAGGGTTATCAATCATTTCGCTAGGGATAATATTTATGATCACCATGTAA
- a CDS encoding YjjG family noncanonical pyrimidine nucleotidase produces MNYEIIIFDADETLFDFNKSERTAFKNAMLDFKIEYDDNHHLKIYHEINKAIWKEFEEGLISQEKLKVERFRRLSEKLNAEFDEVEFSKVYMKHLGDACFLFEESEALVESLHKDYRLVIVTNGLKEVQTNRIKRSSIARYFEDVVISDEVKVAKPDPRIFEIALNNLKHTDKSKVLVVGDSLTSDIRGGINLGVDTCWYNPGRLTNETEIKPSFEISSLMELKQIL; encoded by the coding sequence ATGAACTACGAAATTATTATATTTGATGCAGATGAGACACTATTTGATTTCAATAAATCTGAAAGAACTGCATTTAAAAATGCTATGCTGGATTTTAAAATAGAATATGATGACAATCATCATTTGAAAATATATCATGAAATAAATAAAGCAATTTGGAAAGAGTTTGAGGAAGGACTTATTTCCCAGGAAAAATTAAAGGTAGAGAGATTTAGAAGGTTGTCGGAAAAATTAAATGCTGAATTTGACGAGGTGGAATTTTCAAAAGTATATATGAAGCATTTAGGCGACGCATGCTTTTTATTTGAAGAAAGCGAGGCACTTGTAGAAAGTCTGCACAAGGATTACAGGCTTGTAATAGTTACTAATGGATTAAAAGAGGTTCAGACTAATAGAATCAAAAGGTCTTCTATAGCAAGGTACTTTGAAGATGTAGTAATATCTGACGAAGTTAAGGTAGCCAAGCCAGATCCTAGAATTTTTGAAATTGCTTTGAATAACTTAAAGCATACTGACAAATCTAAGGTACTGGTGGTAGGGGACAGCTTAACCTCAGATATAAGAGGTGGAATAAATTTAGGGGTAGATACCTGCTGGTATAACCCTGGTAGGCTTACAAATGAAACTGAAATAAAGCCAAGCTTTGAAATATCTTCTTTGATGGAGCTTAAGCAAATTCTTTAG
- a CDS encoding zf-HC2 domain-containing protein, translating to MNDIKCEIIQDLMQLYVDDLCSGESCRLIEEHIGSCSECQEFLKILREKDPLSDEVDIEINSSIEGKLIKNIKKRMLLIELICLGLGAFGGLYTTLFIDQFKMVLIYPIIGCIGYLIVKRLWATPVLILGVSLVGCIFMGRFSGVIMLSLVNCFLTLVGCVIGYLLKKIFEKQGA from the coding sequence ATGAATGATATTAAATGTGAAATAATTCAGGATTTGATGCAGCTGTATGTAGATGATCTTTGCAGTGGTGAAAGTTGTAGGCTTATAGAAGAACATATAGGAAGCTGCAGTGAATGCCAGGAATTTTTAAAGATTCTGAGAGAAAAAGATCCACTAAGTGATGAGGTAGACATAGAAATTAACAGCAGCATAGAAGGAAAGCTGATTAAAAATATAAAAAAGCGTATGCTGCTTATAGAATTAATCTGCTTAGGACTTGGAGCTTTTGGAGGACTTTATACTACCTTATTTATTGACCAATTTAAAATGGTACTTATATACCCAATCATAGGATGTATAGGATATTTAATTGTTAAGAGGCTTTGGGCAACTCCAGTACTTATTTTGGGAGTAAGTTTGGTGGGCTGTATTTTTATGGGGAGATTTAGCGGAGTTATAATGCTATCCTTGGTAAATTGTTTTCTTACTCTTGTAGGATGCGTTATAGGCTATCTATTGAAAAAGATTTTTGAGAAACAGGGGGCTTAA
- the aroD gene encoding type I 3-dehydroquinate dehydratase, with product MSTVKVKDVVIGDGIPKVCVPIVAKTKDKIIEETLSLKNINVDMIEWRVDFFEDALDNEKVKAVLKELVPVLNNVPLIFTFRTTKEGGEKAIDTLEYIQLNKAVIDTGLVDIIDIEAFTGDNFVKEVIRYAHAAGVKVIASNHDFEKTPSKEEIISRLKKMQVMGADIPKIAVMPKSKLDVLELLEATVIMSEEYADRPIVTMAMSGLGVVSRLTGEVFGSAITFGTLNKASAPGQIGAEALFDLLQMLHKNIN from the coding sequence ATGAGTACTGTGAAGGTAAAAGATGTAGTAATTGGGGATGGAATACCTAAGGTTTGTGTTCCTATTGTGGCTAAAACAAAGGATAAAATAATAGAAGAAACTCTAAGCCTTAAGAATATTAATGTGGATATGATAGAATGGCGTGTGGATTTTTTTGAAGATGCACTTGATAATGAAAAGGTGAAAGCTGTTTTAAAAGAACTTGTTCCAGTATTAAATAATGTTCCACTTATATTTACCTTTCGCACCACTAAAGAAGGTGGTGAAAAGGCAATAGATACACTGGAATATATTCAGCTAAACAAAGCTGTGATAGACACAGGCTTAGTGGATATTATAGATATTGAAGCTTTTACAGGGGATAATTTTGTAAAGGAAGTTATCAGATATGCCCATGCAGCTGGAGTTAAGGTTATTGCCTCAAATCATGACTTTGAAAAAACTCCTTCAAAAGAGGAGATAATAAGCCGCTTAAAAAAGATGCAAGTCATGGGAGCAGACATTCCTAAAATTGCCGTTATGCCAAAGTCTAAATTGGATGTATTAGAACTATTAGAAGCTACAGTAATAATGTCAGAAGAATATGCGGATAGACCTATTGTTACTATGGCTATGTCAGGGTTAGGTGTTGTTAGCAGACTAACTGGTGAAGTGTTTGGTTCTGCTATAACTTTTGGTACCTTAAATAAAGCCTCTGCTCCAGGGCAAATTGGTGCAGAAGCACTATTCGATTTATTGCAGATGTTACATAAAAATATAAATTAA
- a CDS encoding helix-turn-helix transcriptional regulator, with protein sequence MKNRLEEIRKLRGIKQEELAAALAVSRQTIGSLENGRYNPSILLAFKIAKYFNMSIEEIFIYEEV encoded by the coding sequence GTGAAAAATCGATTAGAAGAAATACGAAAGCTGAGAGGTATTAAACAGGAAGAGCTGGCAGCAGCACTTGCAGTATCAAGACAGACAATCGGTTCGCTTGAAAACGGTAGATATAATCCTTCAATTTTATTGGCATTTAAAATAGCAAAATATTTTAACATGAGTATAGAAGAAATTTTTATCTATGAGGAGGTTTAA
- a CDS encoding helix-turn-helix transcriptional regulator → MEGESKLKLLYLLEILEKESDDDNKLTIREIIEKLEARGIKVERKAVSRDIKLLIDHGYDIVSYGENREGYFMASRKFTVSELRLLMDAVLSAKFISLKQSKELIDKLKTLTSNDLAKKLQNQMYIDERIKTSNNFVCENVDKINEAINNNKKIAFQYYSYTLEKQFVASRDGKEYIRSPYSLAWYDDKYYMICGHDRYEDLSHFRVDRMRHIKILEENRRNFKEVSEYKNYFDTADYVNRVFNMFAGKKETVKIKFQRELINVVIEKFEEEVQLKKLDEEHFEIRVTVKISEGFFSWVLQFGSRAEITEPVSVRNTMKQYVAEMYKLY, encoded by the coding sequence TTGGAAGGGGAGAGCAAACTTAAACTATTATATTTACTTGAGATTTTGGAAAAGGAATCTGATGACGATAATAAGCTTACAATAAGGGAAATAATCGAAAAGCTTGAGGCAAGGGGAATTAAGGTTGAAAGAAAAGCTGTAAGCAGGGATATTAAGCTGCTTATTGACCATGGTTATGATATAGTAAGCTATGGTGAGAATAGAGAAGGCTATTTTATGGCAAGCAGAAAATTTACTGTGTCAGAACTTAGACTTTTGATGGATGCAGTACTTTCAGCAAAGTTTATAAGCTTAAAACAATCTAAAGAATTAATTGACAAGCTTAAGACCCTCACTAGTAATGATTTAGCTAAGAAGCTTCAAAATCAGATGTATATAGATGAAAGAATTAAGACTTCAAATAATTTTGTATGTGAAAATGTAGATAAGATTAATGAAGCTATAAATAACAATAAAAAAATAGCTTTTCAATATTATAGTTATACACTTGAAAAACAATTTGTAGCCAGTCGAGATGGAAAGGAATATATTAGAAGTCCTTATAGTCTAGCTTGGTATGATGATAAATACTATATGATTTGCGGTCATGATAGATATGAGGACTTGTCTCATTTTAGAGTTGATAGAATGAGACATATAAAGATACTTGAAGAAAATAGACGAAACTTTAAAGAAGTTAGTGAATATAAGAATTATTTTGACACTGCAGATTACGTTAACAGGGTATTTAATATGTTTGCTGGTAAAAAAGAAACAGTAAAAATAAAGTTTCAAAGGGAGCTTATTAATGTAGTTATAGAAAAGTTTGAAGAAGAGGTTCAACTTAAAAAGCTGGATGAAGAGCATTTCGAAATAAGAGTTACAGTAAAGATAAGTGAAGGATTTTTTTCATGGGTACTTCAGTTTGGAAGTAGGGCAGAGATTACTGAACCCGTGAGTGTCAGAAATACTATGAAGCAGTATGTTGCTGAAATGTATAAGTTATATTAG
- a CDS encoding DUF6241 domain-containing protein, with protein sequence MSKGLKWTIIGVIIIAVLGGIAFFGYEFFKYKQDVKVPEVKKSAEQIVEENKSEINKVDKEKIKVTSKTDIYDIFHRMSNTLIVAEDGLIYGEIPINDESISQAMAMVNSTDLIDKSEKEVFLNILDAWKHKDFSNGVQAHNYAWKRLNGQIGRAKELREQYKTKK encoded by the coding sequence ATGAGTAAGGGTTTAAAGTGGACGATAATTGGAGTTATAATTATAGCGGTCCTTGGTGGAATTGCTTTCTTTGGATATGAATTTTTCAAATATAAACAGGATGTAAAAGTACCTGAGGTTAAAAAAAGCGCTGAGCAAATTGTTGAAGAAAATAAGTCTGAGATTAACAAGGTTGATAAAGAAAAGATTAAAGTTACAAGTAAAACTGATATTTACGATATTTTTCATAGGATGAGCAATACTTTAATTGTAGCAGAGGATGGCTTAATTTATGGGGAAATACCAATAAATGATGAGAGCATTAGCCAGGCAATGGCAATGGTAAATAGTACGGATTTAATTGATAAATCGGAAAAGGAAGTATTTCTTAACATACTAGATGCTTGGAAGCATAAAGACTTTTCTAATGGAGTACAAGCCCATAATTATGCCTGGAAGAGACTGAATGGACAGATAGGAAGAGCTAAGGAGCTTAGAGAGCAATACAAAACTAAGAAGTAG
- a CDS encoding YtxH domain-containing protein, giving the protein MSLLKKLENIKKERLRKERINLAKKIAAGTAAGIVAGSAGGILLAPKSGKETREDIANTVNTVAVKTSEIRDTAINKVVATKSKIDEAKEKISKYLADKKASEIENKASEIQE; this is encoded by the coding sequence ATGAGTTTATTAAAAAAACTAGAGAATATTAAAAAAGAAAGATTAAGAAAAGAAAGAATTAATCTAGCTAAAAAAATAGCTGCAGGTACAGCAGCAGGAATAGTTGCTGGAAGTGCAGGTGGTATATTATTAGCTCCAAAATCAGGTAAGGAAACAAGAGAAGATATAGCTAATACCGTAAATACTGTAGCAGTGAAGACCTCTGAGATTAGAGATACAGCTATTAATAAAGTTGTTGCAACAAAGAGCAAAATAGATGAAGCAAAAGAAAAAATATCAAAATATTTGGCAGATAAAAAAGCTTCGGAAATTGAAAATAAAGCTTCAGAAATTCAAGAATAG
- a CDS encoding YunG family protein, with protein sequence MAAHVEQSIHEFLNILYKCWSINSSSKWTQDNPANGQCGVTSLVVNDFFGGDILKTITPKGWHFYNKIENDRLDLTRSQFSKEPIYLDILSSREDAFLDTNLEQYYYLRNSVNQYINEHYKTAI encoded by the coding sequence ATGGCTGCTCATGTTGAACAGAGTATACATGAATTTTTAAATATTCTATATAAATGCTGGTCGATCAATTCCAGTTCAAAATGGACACAGGATAATCCAGCTAATGGACAATGTGGTGTAACTTCATTAGTCGTTAATGATTTCTTTGGTGGCGACATATTAAAAACTATAACTCCTAAAGGCTGGCACTTTTATAACAAAATTGAAAATGACCGACTGGATTTAACAAGATCACAGTTTTCAAAAGAACCAATTTATTTAGACATATTATCAAGCAGAGAAGATGCATTTTTAGATACAAATTTGGAACAGTATTACTACTTAAGGAATAGTGTAAATCAATATATAAATGAACATTATAAAACTGCAATTTAG